A part of Capsicum annuum cultivar UCD-10X-F1 chromosome 6, UCD10Xv1.1, whole genome shotgun sequence genomic DNA contains:
- the LOC107876120 gene encoding probable plastidic glucose transporter 3: MRGGRLADAYSMYKRASTKDQFTDYEDRQENIGSPENGVWKEIGNPSWKRPLPHILVAIISSFLFGYHLGVVNDTLESMSLDLDFSGSSLAEGLVVSTCLGGALLGSIFSGWIADGVGRRRGFQLCSLPMIIGASMSAATSTLGLMLLGRLLVGIGMGLGPAVAALYVAEVSPAFVRGTYGSFTQIATCLGILGSLLIGIPAKDNVGWWRVCFWISTIPAALLAVLMEFCAESPHWLVKRGRIDLAEEELEKLMGAAHVKYAIAEMSKTDKGDEVDNVRFGELLYGRHFKVVFIGSALFALQQLSGINAVFYFSSTVFKKAGVPSDIANTCVGIVNLTGSIIAMILMDRLGRKVLLIGSFLGMAIATGFQVAAASSFVPSFAVLYLSVGGTLLCVLAFSLGAGPVPSLLLSEIFPGRIRAKAMALCMAAHWVINFLVGLLFLPMLEHLGPQIVYAIFSSFCLLAVAFVKKNVVETKGKTLQEIEFALLPSH; the protein is encoded by the exons ATGAGAGGTGGTCGTCTTGCAGATGCTTACTCCATGTACAAACGTGCATCAACTAAAGATCAGTTTACTGATTATGAAGATAGACAAGAGAATATAG GTAGTCCAGAAAATGGTGTGTGGAAAGAAATTGGAAACCCCTCATGGAAGCGCCCATTGCCGCATATACTGGTGGcaattatttcatcatttttgttTGGCTACCATCTTGG GGTGGTTAATGACACTTTAGAAAGCATGTCTTTGGACCTTGACTTCAGTGGCAGCTCCTTGGCTGAAG GTCTAGTTGTGAGTACATGTTTGGGAGGTGCTCTTTTGGGCTCTATATTCAGTGGTTGGATAGCAGATGGGGTTGGTCGTCGAAGAGGTTTTCAATTGTGTTCTCTACCAATGATAATAGGTGCTTCTATGAG TGCTGCAACAAGTACTCTTGGACTTATGCTTCTTGGAAGGCTACTTGTTGGAATAGGAATGGGCCTAGGCCCTGCTGTTGCTGCTCTCTATGTTGCAGAG GTTTCACCAGCTTTTGTTAGAGGCACCTATGGGAGTTTCACTCAGATCGCCACATGCCTTGGGATCCTGGGATCGCTTCTCATTGGAATTCCTGCCAAGGATAATGTTGGTTG GTGGCGAGTTTGCTTTTGGATATCCACCATTCCTGCTGCATTACTTGCTGTTTTGATGGAATTCTGTGCTGAGAGTCCTCATTGGCTTGTTAAG AGAGGAAGAATTGATTTGGCCGAGGAAGAGCTTGAAAAGCTTATGGGAGCAGCGCATGTTAAATATGCTATTGCAGAAATGTCAAAGACGGACAAAGGAGATGAGGTGGATAATGTCAGGTTTGGAGAGCTACTGTATGGTCGTCATTTTAAAG TGGTTTTCATTGGATCTGCCTTATTTGCTTTGCAACAACTATCTGGAATAAATGCtgtattttatttctcttcaactGTTTTTAAAAAGGCTGGAGTACCCTCAGACATTGCAAATACATGCGTTGGGATCGTAAACTTAACAG GATCTATTATTGCGATGATTTTGATGGATAGGCTTGGGAGGAAGGTGCTTCTAATTGGGAGTTTCTTGGGCATG GCAATTGCAACGGGTTTTCAAGTAGCAGCTGCGAGTTCATTTGTACCAAGCTTTGCAGTATTATACCTATCAGTTGGTGGGACCCTACT GTGTGTATTGGCATTTTCTTTGGGCGCTGGTCCAGTCCCTAGCCTCCTACTGTCAGAGATATTCCCTGGCCGGATCAGGGCAAAGGCGATGGCTTTATGCATGGCTGCACATTGG GTCATAAATTTTTTGGTCGGACTTCTGTTTCTGCCGATGCTTGAGCATCTTGGACCACAAATTGTATATGCAATCTTTTCCAGTTTTTGCTTGTTGGCAGTGGCCTTTGTGAAAAAGAACGTGgtggaaacaaaaggaaaaacattACAGGAGATTGAGTTTGCCCTTCTTCCGTCTCATTAG